tatgtaatgtctttatacaccactgaaaaaagtgtggatattatattgcatttctgtcagtagatcctcagaaatactCACTGAACTTTTAAACACTTATCCAGTTAAATCAAAGAGAGTCAATGCAGAATTTCCACTCACCATTTATCTTCCTCATTAGGACGACAGATGAGGCCCAGGGAGTGCAGCGCTCCTCAATTACCCAATCAGCTAGAAGAGCCACTACCTGCTGGTCTATCTCTGCTCTCTTTTGTGGTGAGGTTTGGTATGCTTGTGGTCACAAGGGAGGATGATCACCGGTTTTGATCTGATGTCTGACAAGTGTGCATTTGCCAGGTAGCCCTTTTAAAGTACAACATATTGCTTTGTGTTCCGCCAGTAACGCAGCCAATTTTGCCTTCTTATGCAGTCCAGAAAATGTCTTTGTTCTAACACTTCCTGAAATTTCTCCTTTATGGAAGTATAGTCAGCTTGAACATGCACTGGCAGGCTACCCTACAAGAGAAAAGCAGCCTTGGTCAATCACCTTGGCAAAATCCTATTCAGTTCATTATCGTAGTCACCTCTAATGCCACCCACCAATGCCTTCACAGCTATTCATATTGCCTGGCTCACCAGGGAGAGCGTTGTTTTTCCTCTCATGCAAAGGGTGACAGCAGTCACATCGTCGTTGCTTTCAGGGGGTCCTCGTCCTACTTACACATTCAACCATTtgcttttatgtatttatattttgtctaCCCTCTCTGACTACATGGGTGAGGAGAAACCACAGCATGACTTGTGCTAGCTGAACACTGTCCAAAGTTAAGCTATGCCGGTGTTAACAGTGGCTAATGTGAGCTAACTAAGTCAAATTCAACAACTCAATCTTTTGACGTCAAAGATCCACATCCCACCGCTGCCACCAATGGAACCTAAGGTTATCAGTTGTGCCTGAAGTTAGgtcataataaaaacacagagactCCCTTGTCCAtgttaccagaacagatttaATAATACAAACCCCTAAACTGTGTAGGTAATTAAAATAGGATAATCAGCTTTTTTGCCAGAAGGCAACTTAATAAAATAGCATACAATTACATAACATCCACTCTTTATCCAGGcatcaattaatcaaatgaaATTTAGTAAAAGTGGTTCATTTGATAATGACATCAGTCTGCTACTGTGGGCGTCCAATGACTTGAAAGGTTTAAAAGAAGCAGGACCAGAGTTACAGTTCAGTTAGGTGGGATTCACAGTGTCATTCACACTGTCATGAATTCTGTTTGTAGTGTCTCTAACTGTTAAGTTGACTTAAATTAAGGAGTGGTAAGTTGGAGATGCTTTTCACAAACTATTTCTTCAACAAAGTGTAACAGTATTGTACTTGATTTCTTCCTGTGCAGTGTTATTGTGTTTTCAAAGAAAATGATGATCATGATAAACTCTACACAGGTTTCATATTTTGCACTCGATGCCTACTTTGACACCGGGCTTTTTAAATacttatatttcattttcattttgtctttataTATGTCAATTCTTTGTGTGAATCTTTTGCTCATTGTGGTTATCTGTATGAACAGAAGCTTACATGAACCTATGTACCTTTTTCTGTGCAGCCTGTTTGTAAATGAGCTGTATGGTAGTACAGGGTTGTTTCCATTCCTTCTGCTTCAGATTCTCtctgacattcacactgtttctGCTCCCTTTTGTTTCCTGCAGATTTTATGTGTGTATTCTTATGGAAGTGTACAATTTACCAACTTAGCTGTCATTTCTTATGACAGATACCTTGCTATCTGCTGTCCTCTACAGTATCATGCACATATGACATCAAATAAGGTTACCATGCTTGTTGCTGTTATATGGTTACCtcctttttttgctgtttttctcacAATATGCCTGAGTGCTTCTTTACAGCTGTGTGGGAACATCATTAATCAAGTCTACTGTGACAACTACTCTATCATAAAACTGGCTTGCTATGACACCAGTGTGAATAATGTCTATGAACTCATTGCTTTTTCTCTCACAGTCTTTGCTCCGATGTCTGTAATATTTTACACGTACATGAGGATtcttaaagtttgtttttctggttctAAACAGACCAGACAAAAAGCTGTCAGTACCTGCACTCCTCACCTTGCTTCTCTGCTTAACTTTGCTTTTGGCTCTTGCTTTCTAATATTGCAGAGCAGGTTTAACATGAACAGTGTGCCGAATATGATGCgaatatttttatcattgtatttttttacatgTCAACCGCTCTTCAACCCTTTAATGTACGGCCTCAATATGTCCAAAATACGCATTATATGTAAATGTCTGCTTTTAAGGTCTGTTGAGAAGTGCAGATCATCCCATAGATTTGTTCACAGTGAGTAAGaagagaaaacattaaaatgtatgcCTTTGGCTCACTCGTGTCAACAGTAACAATTTCTTCAGTTAACGTATTTTATCagaaggtaaaataaaaaggaactTTATCATGcaagttttaaaaacaaaaaataaaagcgTTGTTTTTGGTCTATCTGATGACAAAAAATAGATTCATTATTTGCAGTcaatgaatgttttttcttttttcacttttacattgttgtattttaaGTTTCTATACTAAGCTGAGGCACATGATCTAAAAGCTTTAACCTTCAGCATTCACAGATAAATTTACTGGTTAATATTTTGAAAGTCATCTTGAATTTTCCATTGGGCACGAATTATGTAATAAACACTAATAAAGTGAATttacttgtttattttatttatttaaaagggactgCCATGTCAATGAACATATTTGCTCTTcagcaatgtaaatatgccaAAATTAGCCTGAAGGCTATTTTCCATCTGTTGTCCCCGGCAGGTCACAAGGTCACACACTGCTCTTGTCCTAAACTTTGAGTCTTGTTGGAATTATGTTTCTTCATTTGAGGCATGTTGGAGGAAGGGAGTGGGGGTGttagtgaaagtaatatagaaaaagaaagaaagtaataTAGAAATGTAACAGTAACGTAAGTAGTTACTTTtaccagtaataagtaaagtaacattattacctttaaggagtaataagtaaatagtaacttattacaatttctgagtaacttgcccaaaaCTGGTTATAAACTGGAACTTAATGGATTCATACATTTAGTTTTTGAATGTCTGTTGTCTGCAGAGACCCAAAAACCCTGGCAATTCACAACACTATTCCCTCGGGCAGAACAGACTCTAAGCGTCTTGCACACTGGACAAAAACCCCACTGACATCTGATCTGGCAGTGTTTGCCTCTCAGAACTATCTTCCCAACGGTTAAGAGCTTTGGACAGTCCGATATGCTGGATCACACTCACTCCAATTACCAGTCTTCAGACACTTCTGTAGGGTAACTAGCTGACAATTCAAAATGCACTGCATGTTGAGCCACGTAGTACGCATGGTCTTTCTTATTCCCAAGCTAATCAGCTGAATTCTGTGGCCTTGGCTTATAGACAACTTTAAAACAATAAGGCTGCAGACACAAGGCccgtctttcttttttttgtcattcaagtgttttttttttaattgaattttcattttcatgtccttacaaataaacaacaaagaacaaacacaaaacacacaacgaCACAGTTCTATAcactaaaaattaaaataaaattgctcATACCCGGTCATTATGCAGTGGAAGCAATGTTATCATGCGATCTGATAAATGACATGAAATTACTCTATATATGGTCTGTTTGTACCTGGACATTATTCATCTTAGCAATCAGTGATTCAAATGAAGCAGTCTCTGTCATGAGATTGATCCAGTCCTGAATCTGAGGCCTGTGGGGACTCTATCAGTTCCGCAGAATAAGTCTTGCAGCCAAAATAAAACCAGCAATCACAAGCcctaacattttttttgtaaatccaGGAGGCATGAGAGACTTATCTCCCAGCAGACACAGTTCAGGTGATGTAGGTACAGACAGTCCAGTCCACTTTTCTAAGGTTGTAATGACCTCAGTCCAAAAAGGAAACACCAAGGGACATTCCCAGGAAACATGGAGATAGGTACCAGTGTCACTACCACATTTCCAACTGTTATTGTTTAGCAGTAGacccattttaaacatttttgatgGAGTATGATAGTACCGGTGTACAATCTTATAATGGATAAATTTACTTCTAGCGTCTCTAGTAGCCCAACTTGTGTCTGAAATGATATTACTCCATACATCTTCATTAAGGACAATATTTAGGTCCCTTTGCCATACCAATCTCAAACTGTCACAGAGTCCCTCCTGTTTGTGTAAAAGCTTTTTATAAAACACTGATGCCGAATGTGCATTACTAGGAGAGTTCAACACattcatcacattttcttttcttaccaATTTTAGACCAAAAGCAGAATTCACATTCCTTGGAGCACATTGCTTTCTTAGTCCATTTCTTGGCTTTTTACCATTCCACAAAAATGCTTTAATTAGTCCATCATATTGTTTCAACAAGACATTACTAATGGTTATCTGTATCATCAAGAGATATATAATTAAATTGTAGAGCAACAAGCATCTTAGTAGTTTTGATCTTTCCCCACAAAGTAAAATTAAGCACCTTCCACTTATCAAAGTTTACCTTCAGTTTTTTTGCAACAACGGGCCTATATTTATagataaaatgttaattaaatcaGAGCATAGCCTAATACCCAAGTATTTCATCCCAACAGGAACCCACCTAAACTGGAACGGAGAAAcaagagcctggaaacaccCCTTTGACACTGGCATAGCTTCTGATTTTTGCCAATTTATCTTATAGCCTGAGATCTTTGAAAAAGTCTCTATTGTGGACAGAATTTTTGGAATCGAAGAGGAAGGATCCCTAATAAGAAGCAATATATCGTCAGCGTACATAAACATTTTGTGTTCTTCTGTTCCCTGAACATCTCCCCTGATATCTCTCTGTATTCTGACCGCAGCTGCCAAAGGCTCTAAGAATAGTGTAAAGAGGAGAGGACTGAGCAGATCCCCTTGTTTTGTCCCTCGTTTCAAACTAAAAAAAGGTGAGATCAAACAATTAGTTAATACAGCTGCCCTAGGGTCTGAATAAATTACATTAACTCATTTAGTCAAACCTTTGCCAAATCCAAATGCCTTTAAAGTAAATTGAAGGAAACTCCACTGCACTCTATCAAATGCCTTAAGTGCATCCAATGATAGAGCAGTTACAGGTGTGCTATTGTCTCTATTTAACCACATAAGGTGCAAAAGTCTCCTGACATTATCTGAGAATGTTCTTCCCTTAACAAACCCCACCTGGTCTGGATGTATCAAACATGGCAATACTCTTTCCAGTCTAAGGGCCAAAACTTTTGTTAATATCTTACAGTCTACATTAATTAAACTCACTGGCCTAAAACTGCTCGGGTCTGTTGgatctttatcttttttaaagATAAGTGAAATCAGCGCCTCGTTAAATGTTTCTGGCATTCTtccaaatataaatatttcttcATAAACCTTAGTAAATATGGGGGCTAATTTATCTACAAACCTCTTGTAGGGACTGGGGACTTTCCCACTTTCATTACTGATATAGCCTTCTTAACCTCCTCAACTGTTATGGGGCTATCTAAGCAGGTTCGctgttcacattttttcatATCATATTCTAATTCTgacttttttaataaaaatttagGAAGACTTTGTTAACTCCTCCAGAACTTGTTTTAAGTGCACCATTCTCATCCTTAATAGCAGGTATTGTATAGTTAGCCTCTTTCTGTTTTAGCTGTCTTGTCAAAAGCTTTCCTGCTTTTTCTCCACTCTCATAAAAGTTACTCTTCATTCTAAATAGGGCATATTCTACTTTTTTGTTATATATCTCATTTATCTGAAACTTCCTATCACAGATCTGTGTTAATATTGCATCATTATAACCTGCAGAAAGTTTCTTTtccagttccccttcgagggaactcgaactgcgtcagttacgacactatgggaacgcctctaggcgtagcaggtctgaacgtgaatgaaatcactccaatcctattggtttgttgctagaacggtaaggtgtgacggaataaccggaggagtataaatcacacctgtacacactcatcattagcttaaactatgaagcaggcgcttcaggtgGGGACAGatgtgcggcgggccgacgcagtgtctcgttccgcttctcggggaaccagggttacatacgtaacccgagacgttccccttcgagggaactcgaactgcgtcggttacgacactatgggaacgagatacccactaaaccgtgccgaaaaccccgcctgccccagtgtgcaataaagtggcacgactaagaggagagcgcacgagtgccaggtgttgaaggaaggtcaagactgtaaaaccgaatgaatgtgtgcggagtggcccagccagccgctacacaaacatcctgcaaagaggccccggaaaggagggctcgagaggccgccgtgcctctggtagaatgagccctcacagccacaggtgaaggcaaactgcgcacctgataggccagggaaatagtctgaacaatccagttgctaatagtatgtttgggtgcagggagcccagccctgggggacccaaaacacactagcagctggtcagccttcctccaacaggaggacctcagagtgtaaatactcagtgctctgacagggcagagcagatgaagtctcccgtcctccgccgtcacataaggtggaggatgaaatgcctgcagcactgtggatcctgccgcacaagaaggcactttagggatgtatcctggacaagggtgcaggatagccctaatattccccggggcaaactccagagtttgcggggaaaccgaaagcgatTGGAGTTTCCCActctcctcagagaggtgatagtgtatagtataaagcacacctgtacacactcatcattaggtTTTtcctattcagcaggcgctctgtatgttgtttgaagaaagctccagtcctacaagcagtgtgtcttacctgaagaagaagtctaccagcatgtccggcaaccagatgtacagaagatgtgtttttccttgccctcagtacatcacggatggagattctcatgagatgtgtgtctcatgtttggggatggagcacgcccgggcagctctcgagggggctgccagCGCctgttgcgaagccctttccgtgcgggtactgaggtcctgcatggctctcttttccgaggatggtcGGATGTGTTCTTCCCGTGGcgtgggccctgcggccgctgaggcggcccggtgGCTTCaatcatggggttcacagcgtgatctgtcggagaatttcgggacggctgaggctttttcccgaccttcatccgctggctccgatgcttcctttcctcgttcgggagcccgttctcggcttctcctgctcgcggtttggatccagagatgctgcagcaatccgactccgaggaggcggacgtgctcagcgtagtggacgatgacttccgggtgtcagggcggcgtcatcaggcagcgcccgactatgacaagctgctggaggtggtgactagagccgtggctaagctcaacatcagctggccacaggaggagcagacaccacaggctagtggtaagcttgatgaaaggtttcttaagcaccacgcgccgcagactttgcagaggcttggcggagcctgacaaacatttctctgtgggtcctgcgcactgccatagatgggtttcaactacagttcaaaacccgccctccaaaattcaacaGGGtattttggactgtggtccgcccggagcaaggtccggtgttgggacaggaagttcttactctgctgaggaaaggggccgtggaaagtgtctcccccccagacagagatgtcggttctacagccggtacttcatagtccccaagaaggacggagagCTGcaccctattttggatctgcgggttctaaaccggtctctgaggagattcaggttcaaggtgctcatcatccccgccatcatgaCGCActtccaatccgaggattggttcgtcacgatagatctaaaggacgcctatttccacatctccatccgtccttctcataggaagttcctgaggttcgccttcggggtgtggcttaccagtatcgggttcttccattcggcctggcacttcccctcgcacatttaccaagtgtatggatgcagcactggccccgctgaggctccagggcatccggacTTTCGACTACATCGAcaactggctcatcctagcccagtctcgagagttggcggttcggcatcgagatgtcgttctggttcatctgctgcgtttagggctgaggctcaacgcaaagaagagtgtgctggcgcccacccaacggactacgttcctaggggtagtatgagattcgacaacgatgcgggcacaattgtctccggcacgtgtcgacaccatattggctgccgtgaaaggggtgaagttaggccacgccatcactataaaacactttcaacgagtgttgggtctcctggcagctgcgtccagcgtaataccatctggactgctgcacatgagacccctgcagtggtggctaaggaccaagggttttttcctgaggggaaatcctttccatctgatttgggttacgcacAAGTGTCTAcattccctatcagtttggaaggaaacttggttcctgtcccaggggtccgtgctgggagggtcttgtcgccggctggttaTTTCAACGGActcctccctcacgggctggggcgcggtcatgggcggccactttgcaaggggatcctggcaggtgcatcagtccgagtggcatatcaactgtctcgagatgttggcggtgttccaggctgtaaggagtttcctgcccgatctccaaggccaccaggTCCTGGTTtgttccgacaacacagcggtggtggcctatctgaatcaccagggcagtctgcgctcgcgccctctgtacagactggcgtgtcagatcctcctgtggtcccagcagaggttactatcgctcagggcgatgtatctcctggggacgcagaatcagggagcagacctgctgtcgaggcaggggctgaggcccggggaatggagacttaaccccgaagtggtggagctcttgtgcgaagagttccgccccatagacgtggatct
This genomic window from Micropterus dolomieu isolate WLL.071019.BEF.003 ecotype Adirondacks unplaced genomic scaffold, ASM2129224v1 contig_14466, whole genome shotgun sequence contains:
- the LOC123966870 gene encoding olfactory receptor 142-like, translated to MMIMINSTQVSYFALDAYFDTGLFKYLYFIFILSLYMSILCVNLLLIVVICMNRSLHEPMYLFLCSLFVNELYGSTGLFPFLLLQILSDIHTVSAPFCFLQILCVYSYGSVQFTNLAVISYDRYLAICCPLQYHAHMTSNKVTMLVAVIWLPPFFAVFLTICLSASLQLCGNIINQVYCDNYSIIKLACYDTSVNNVYELIAFSLTVFAPMSVIFYTYMRILKVCFSGSKQTRQKAVSTCTPHLASLLNFAFGSCFLILQSRFNMNSVPNMMRIFLSLYFFTCQPLFNPLMYGLNMSKIRIICKCLLLRSVEKCRSSHRFVHSE